From a single Brassica rapa cultivar Chiifu-401-42 chromosome A01, CAAS_Brap_v3.01, whole genome shotgun sequence genomic region:
- the LOC103862564 gene encoding protein STICHEL-like 2 isoform X3 — protein sequence MGETRRHSVDVPITRTLVALRRVRSLRDPCTNSMSKFASLLENVKWETGSNNGISLQFVNNDGPVGLIPFQSYSIMEELEKGCDLHKVLNAEGDAGSTKPASSLSDYGSPMTSANHSYNDEDVDFANECNRGCGISSCWSKTPRDRGSSNQSSDVEDHHPLLSSNNESNAATPRSHETVTSRSLTQKFRPKSFDELVGQEVVAKCLLTTVLRGRITSLYLFHGPRGTGKTSTSKIFAAALNCLSQAPHSTRRPCGLCSERTSYSEIDSVKLNRPSYLRSLIKTASLPPVSSRFKVFIIDECQLLSQEAWGALLNGLENVSQRSVFILVTSELEKLPRNVLSRSQKYHFSKVCDVAISRKLVKICEEEGIEFDQGAVDFIASRADGSLREAEIMLDQLSLIGKRVTTSLAYKLIGVVSDDELLDLLDLALSSDTSNTVIRARELMRSKIDPMQLISQLASVIMDIIAGKCQDSSSETRLRFLSRHSSEEEIQKLSNALKVLSDAEKHLRASKNQTTWLTVALLQLSNTEPSSFATNENEVCLKRQRNKDVDLSSTSSDYPGDVVKSETEECQEKNCKETVETVWKTVIELCCSDSLKRFLSKRGRLTSLIIDKGVAIAELEFYTPKHVTRAEKSWKTIADSFQSVLGCNVEIQMNLVISACSPPKSAKAVASLFFGLFSCSRRMLHRSYPTTTRTDYDYATKEQVVTNSLRSCQGNLLRARSVRSSANASSRMSSASDQGDANSALGDKIPEDDADVLCWRRTPLGKGEEETQNNKSSSLIGRVLPCTESG from the exons ATGGGGGAGACTAGGAGACATTCTGTAGATGTTCCCATCACAAGAACGCTCGTGGCTCTTAGAAGGGTCCGGTCACTTAGAGATCCTTGCACCAACTCAATGAGCAAGTTTGCTTCTTTGCTCGAAAACGTCAAATGGGAAACTGGTTCCAACAATGGCATCTCACTCCAGTTTGTGAACAATGATGGTCCTGTGGGTTTGATTCCTTTTCAATCATACTCGATCATGGAGGAGCTAGAGAAAGGCTGCGACCTTCACAAGGTGCTCAATGCTGAAGGAGACGCTGGCTCCACCAAGCCAGCTAGCTCGCTTAGTGATTACGGTAGTCCAATGACCTCAGCAAATCATAGTTATAACGATGAAGATGTTGATTTTGCAAACGAATGCAACCGCGGCTGCGGAATATCCTCTTGCTGGTCAAAAACACCTAGGGACAGAGGATCATCAAACCAGTCCTCTGACGTAGAAGATCATCATCCTCTACTCTCTAGTAACAACGAGAGCAATGCTGCGACACCGAGGAGTCACGAAACTGTTACGTCAAGAAGTCTAACTCAAAAATTCAGACCAAAGTCTTTCGACGAGTTAGTTGGACAAGAAGTCGTAGCCAAATGTCTCTTGACCACCGTTCTGAGAGGAAGAATCACTTCTCTTTACCTTTTCCACGGTCCTCGCGGCACGGGTAAAACATCAACCTCTAAGATATTCGCTGCTGCTTTAAACTGTCTCTCACAGGCACCACATAGTACTAGAAGACCGTGCGGCTTGTGCAGCGAACGCACTTCCTACTCGGAGATAGACTCGGTTAAACTAAACCGGCCTAGCTACCTCAGGTCTCTCATCAAAACCGCGTCTCTTCCTCCCGTTTCGTCTAGATTCAAGGTTTTTATAATCGACGAGTGTCAGTTACTAAGCCAAGAAGCTTGGGGAGCTCTCTTGAACGGTTTGGAGAATGTCTCTCAGCGTTCGGTTTTTATTCTGGTCACGTCAGAATTAGAGAAGCTGCCGCGTAACGTTCTCTCGCGGTCTCAGAAGTATCATTTCTCTAAAGTGTGCGACGTGGCGATATCGAGAAAGCTGGTAAAGATTTGTGAGGAAGAAGGTATTGAGTTTGATCAGGGGGCTGTTGATTTCATCGCTTCTAGAGCTGATGGTTCGCTTCGTGAAGCTGAGATAATGCTTGATCAGTTGAGTTTGATTGGTAAAAGAGTAACAACGTCTTTGGCCTACAAGCTT ATTGGGGTTGTTTCTGATGATGAGCTGCTTGATTTGCTTGATCTTGCATTGTCTTCTGATACTTCGAACACGGTTATAAGGGCGAGGGAGCTTATGAGGTCTAAGATAGATCCAATGCAGCTTATTTCGCAGCTAGCTAGTGTCATTATGGACATTATTGCTGGAAAATGTCAAGACAGTAGTTCAGAAACTAGACTTCGGTTTCTTTCAAGGCATAGCT CTGAAGAAGAAATTCAGAAATTGAGTAACGCGTTGAAGGTACTTTCTGATGctgagaaacacttgagagcaTCTAAAAACCAAACAACCTGGCTCACTGTTGCACTCCTGCAACTTAGCAACACTGAACCGTCTTCTTTTGCAACTAATGAAAATGAAGTGTGTTtaaaaagacaaagaaacaaag ATGTAGACCTCTCCAGCACATCATCGGATTATCCTGGCGATGTGGTTAAATCAGAAACCGAAGAGTGTCAAGAGAAAAACTGTAAAGAAACAGTTGAAACTGTGTGGAAAACGGTCATAGAGTTGTGTTGTTCAGATTCACTAAAGAGATTTTTGTCGAAACGAGGGAGGTTGACTTCTCTTATCATTGACAAAG GTGTGGCAATAGCTGAATTGGAGTTCTACACACCTAAACATGTAACAAGAGCCGAGAAATCATGGAAAACGATTGCAGACTCGTTCCAGTCCGTGTTAGGATGCAATGTTGAGATCCAAATGAATCTTGTTATCTCTGCGTGTTCACCACCAAAGAGTGCTAAAGCAGTTGCTAGTCTTTTCTTTGGACTTTTCAGCTGTTCTCGTAGAATGCTACACAGGTCTTATCCGACTACTACTAGAACAGACTACGATTACGCAACTAAGGAGCAAGTAGTTACAAATTCTCTTAGAAGTTGCCAGGGAAATCTCTTGAGGGCTCGTAGTGTGCGTTCTTCAGCTAATGCATCGTCTAGAATGAGCAGTGCGAGTGATCAAGGCGATGCAAATTCTGCTCTAGGTGACAAAAT ACCAGAAGATGACGCTGATGTGTTGTGTTGGAGGAGGACTCCCCTAGGGAAG GGTGAGGAAGAGACACAGAACAACAAGAGCTCAAGTCTAATTGGCCGTGTCCTTCCCTGCACTGAATCTGGTTAA
- the LOC103862564 gene encoding protein STICHEL-like 2 isoform X1, which yields MGETRRHSVDVPITRTLVALRRVRSLRDPCTNSMSKFASLLENVKWETGSNNGISLQFVNNDGPVGLIPFQSYSIMEELEKGCDLHKVLNAEGDAGSTKPASSLSDYGSPMTSANHSYNDEDVDFANECNRGCGISSCWSKTPRDRGSSNQSSDVEDHHPLLSSNNESNAATPRSHETVTSRSLTQKFRPKSFDELVGQEVVAKCLLTTVLRGRITSLYLFHGPRGTGKTSTSKIFAAALNCLSQAPHSTRRPCGLCSERTSYSEIDSVKLNRPSYLRSLIKTASLPPVSSRFKVFIIDECQLLSQEAWGALLNGLENVSQRSVFILVTSELEKLPRNVLSRSQKYHFSKVCDVAISRKLVKICEEEGIEFDQGAVDFIASRADGSLREAEIMLDQLSLIGKRVTTSLAYKLIGVVSDDELLDLLDLALSSDTSNTVIRARELMRSKIDPMQLISQLASVIMDIIAGKCQDSSSETRLRFLSRHSSEEEIQKLSNALKVLSDAEKHLRASKNQTTWLTVALLQLSNTEPSSFATNENEVCLKRQRNKDVDLSSTSSDYPGDVVKSETEECQEKNCKETVETVWKTVIELCCSDSLKRFLSKRGRLTSLIIDKVSGVAIAELEFYTPKHVTRAEKSWKTIADSFQSVLGCNVEIQMNLVISACSPPKSAKAVASLFFGLFSCSRRMLHRSYPTTTRTDYDYATKEQVVTNSLRSCQGNLLRARSVRSSANASSRMSSASDQGDANSALGDKIPEDDADVLCWRRTPLGKGEEETQNNKSSSLIGRVLPCTESG from the exons ATGGGGGAGACTAGGAGACATTCTGTAGATGTTCCCATCACAAGAACGCTCGTGGCTCTTAGAAGGGTCCGGTCACTTAGAGATCCTTGCACCAACTCAATGAGCAAGTTTGCTTCTTTGCTCGAAAACGTCAAATGGGAAACTGGTTCCAACAATGGCATCTCACTCCAGTTTGTGAACAATGATGGTCCTGTGGGTTTGATTCCTTTTCAATCATACTCGATCATGGAGGAGCTAGAGAAAGGCTGCGACCTTCACAAGGTGCTCAATGCTGAAGGAGACGCTGGCTCCACCAAGCCAGCTAGCTCGCTTAGTGATTACGGTAGTCCAATGACCTCAGCAAATCATAGTTATAACGATGAAGATGTTGATTTTGCAAACGAATGCAACCGCGGCTGCGGAATATCCTCTTGCTGGTCAAAAACACCTAGGGACAGAGGATCATCAAACCAGTCCTCTGACGTAGAAGATCATCATCCTCTACTCTCTAGTAACAACGAGAGCAATGCTGCGACACCGAGGAGTCACGAAACTGTTACGTCAAGAAGTCTAACTCAAAAATTCAGACCAAAGTCTTTCGACGAGTTAGTTGGACAAGAAGTCGTAGCCAAATGTCTCTTGACCACCGTTCTGAGAGGAAGAATCACTTCTCTTTACCTTTTCCACGGTCCTCGCGGCACGGGTAAAACATCAACCTCTAAGATATTCGCTGCTGCTTTAAACTGTCTCTCACAGGCACCACATAGTACTAGAAGACCGTGCGGCTTGTGCAGCGAACGCACTTCCTACTCGGAGATAGACTCGGTTAAACTAAACCGGCCTAGCTACCTCAGGTCTCTCATCAAAACCGCGTCTCTTCCTCCCGTTTCGTCTAGATTCAAGGTTTTTATAATCGACGAGTGTCAGTTACTAAGCCAAGAAGCTTGGGGAGCTCTCTTGAACGGTTTGGAGAATGTCTCTCAGCGTTCGGTTTTTATTCTGGTCACGTCAGAATTAGAGAAGCTGCCGCGTAACGTTCTCTCGCGGTCTCAGAAGTATCATTTCTCTAAAGTGTGCGACGTGGCGATATCGAGAAAGCTGGTAAAGATTTGTGAGGAAGAAGGTATTGAGTTTGATCAGGGGGCTGTTGATTTCATCGCTTCTAGAGCTGATGGTTCGCTTCGTGAAGCTGAGATAATGCTTGATCAGTTGAGTTTGATTGGTAAAAGAGTAACAACGTCTTTGGCCTACAAGCTT ATTGGGGTTGTTTCTGATGATGAGCTGCTTGATTTGCTTGATCTTGCATTGTCTTCTGATACTTCGAACACGGTTATAAGGGCGAGGGAGCTTATGAGGTCTAAGATAGATCCAATGCAGCTTATTTCGCAGCTAGCTAGTGTCATTATGGACATTATTGCTGGAAAATGTCAAGACAGTAGTTCAGAAACTAGACTTCGGTTTCTTTCAAGGCATAGCT CTGAAGAAGAAATTCAGAAATTGAGTAACGCGTTGAAGGTACTTTCTGATGctgagaaacacttgagagcaTCTAAAAACCAAACAACCTGGCTCACTGTTGCACTCCTGCAACTTAGCAACACTGAACCGTCTTCTTTTGCAACTAATGAAAATGAAGTGTGTTtaaaaagacaaagaaacaaag ATGTAGACCTCTCCAGCACATCATCGGATTATCCTGGCGATGTGGTTAAATCAGAAACCGAAGAGTGTCAAGAGAAAAACTGTAAAGAAACAGTTGAAACTGTGTGGAAAACGGTCATAGAGTTGTGTTGTTCAGATTCACTAAAGAGATTTTTGTCGAAACGAGGGAGGTTGACTTCTCTTATCATTGACAAAG tttcagGTGTGGCAATAGCTGAATTGGAGTTCTACACACCTAAACATGTAACAAGAGCCGAGAAATCATGGAAAACGATTGCAGACTCGTTCCAGTCCGTGTTAGGATGCAATGTTGAGATCCAAATGAATCTTGTTATCTCTGCGTGTTCACCACCAAAGAGTGCTAAAGCAGTTGCTAGTCTTTTCTTTGGACTTTTCAGCTGTTCTCGTAGAATGCTACACAGGTCTTATCCGACTACTACTAGAACAGACTACGATTACGCAACTAAGGAGCAAGTAGTTACAAATTCTCTTAGAAGTTGCCAGGGAAATCTCTTGAGGGCTCGTAGTGTGCGTTCTTCAGCTAATGCATCGTCTAGAATGAGCAGTGCGAGTGATCAAGGCGATGCAAATTCTGCTCTAGGTGACAAAAT ACCAGAAGATGACGCTGATGTGTTGTGTTGGAGGAGGACTCCCCTAGGGAAG GGTGAGGAAGAGACACAGAACAACAAGAGCTCAAGTCTAATTGGCCGTGTCCTTCCCTGCACTGAATCTGGTTAA
- the LOC103862564 gene encoding protein STICHEL-like 2 isoform X2: MGETRRHSVDVPITRTLVALRRVRSLRDPCTNSMSKFASLLENVKWETGSNNGISLQFVNNDGPVGLIPFQSYSIMEELEKGCDLHKVLNAEGDAGSTKPASSLSDYGSPMTSANHSYNDEDVDFANECNRGCGISSCWSKTPRDRGSSNQSSDVEDHHPLLSSNNESNAATPRSHETVTSRSLTQKFRPKSFDELVGQEVVAKCLLTTVLRGRITSLYLFHGPRGTGKTSTSKIFAAALNCLSQAPHSTRRPCGLCSERTSYSEIDSVKLNRPSYLRSLIKTASLPPVSSRFKVFIIDECQLLSQEAWGALLNGLENVSQRSVFILVTSELEKLPRNVLSRSQKYHFSKVCDVAISRKLVKICEEEGIEFDQGAVDFIASRADGSLREAEIMLDQLSLIGKRVTTSLAYKLIGVVSDDELLDLLDLALSSDTSNTVIRARELMRSKIDPMQLISQLASVIMDIIAGKCQDSSSETRLRFLSRHSSEEEIQKLSNALKVLSDAEKHLRASKNQTTWLTVALLQLSNTEPSSFATNENEVCLKRQRNKDLSSTSSDYPGDVVKSETEECQEKNCKETVETVWKTVIELCCSDSLKRFLSKRGRLTSLIIDKVSGVAIAELEFYTPKHVTRAEKSWKTIADSFQSVLGCNVEIQMNLVISACSPPKSAKAVASLFFGLFSCSRRMLHRSYPTTTRTDYDYATKEQVVTNSLRSCQGNLLRARSVRSSANASSRMSSASDQGDANSALGDKIPEDDADVLCWRRTPLGKGEEETQNNKSSSLIGRVLPCTESG; the protein is encoded by the exons ATGGGGGAGACTAGGAGACATTCTGTAGATGTTCCCATCACAAGAACGCTCGTGGCTCTTAGAAGGGTCCGGTCACTTAGAGATCCTTGCACCAACTCAATGAGCAAGTTTGCTTCTTTGCTCGAAAACGTCAAATGGGAAACTGGTTCCAACAATGGCATCTCACTCCAGTTTGTGAACAATGATGGTCCTGTGGGTTTGATTCCTTTTCAATCATACTCGATCATGGAGGAGCTAGAGAAAGGCTGCGACCTTCACAAGGTGCTCAATGCTGAAGGAGACGCTGGCTCCACCAAGCCAGCTAGCTCGCTTAGTGATTACGGTAGTCCAATGACCTCAGCAAATCATAGTTATAACGATGAAGATGTTGATTTTGCAAACGAATGCAACCGCGGCTGCGGAATATCCTCTTGCTGGTCAAAAACACCTAGGGACAGAGGATCATCAAACCAGTCCTCTGACGTAGAAGATCATCATCCTCTACTCTCTAGTAACAACGAGAGCAATGCTGCGACACCGAGGAGTCACGAAACTGTTACGTCAAGAAGTCTAACTCAAAAATTCAGACCAAAGTCTTTCGACGAGTTAGTTGGACAAGAAGTCGTAGCCAAATGTCTCTTGACCACCGTTCTGAGAGGAAGAATCACTTCTCTTTACCTTTTCCACGGTCCTCGCGGCACGGGTAAAACATCAACCTCTAAGATATTCGCTGCTGCTTTAAACTGTCTCTCACAGGCACCACATAGTACTAGAAGACCGTGCGGCTTGTGCAGCGAACGCACTTCCTACTCGGAGATAGACTCGGTTAAACTAAACCGGCCTAGCTACCTCAGGTCTCTCATCAAAACCGCGTCTCTTCCTCCCGTTTCGTCTAGATTCAAGGTTTTTATAATCGACGAGTGTCAGTTACTAAGCCAAGAAGCTTGGGGAGCTCTCTTGAACGGTTTGGAGAATGTCTCTCAGCGTTCGGTTTTTATTCTGGTCACGTCAGAATTAGAGAAGCTGCCGCGTAACGTTCTCTCGCGGTCTCAGAAGTATCATTTCTCTAAAGTGTGCGACGTGGCGATATCGAGAAAGCTGGTAAAGATTTGTGAGGAAGAAGGTATTGAGTTTGATCAGGGGGCTGTTGATTTCATCGCTTCTAGAGCTGATGGTTCGCTTCGTGAAGCTGAGATAATGCTTGATCAGTTGAGTTTGATTGGTAAAAGAGTAACAACGTCTTTGGCCTACAAGCTT ATTGGGGTTGTTTCTGATGATGAGCTGCTTGATTTGCTTGATCTTGCATTGTCTTCTGATACTTCGAACACGGTTATAAGGGCGAGGGAGCTTATGAGGTCTAAGATAGATCCAATGCAGCTTATTTCGCAGCTAGCTAGTGTCATTATGGACATTATTGCTGGAAAATGTCAAGACAGTAGTTCAGAAACTAGACTTCGGTTTCTTTCAAGGCATAGCT CTGAAGAAGAAATTCAGAAATTGAGTAACGCGTTGAAGGTACTTTCTGATGctgagaaacacttgagagcaTCTAAAAACCAAACAACCTGGCTCACTGTTGCACTCCTGCAACTTAGCAACACTGAACCGTCTTCTTTTGCAACTAATGAAAATGAAGTGTGTTtaaaaagacaaagaaacaaag ACCTCTCCAGCACATCATCGGATTATCCTGGCGATGTGGTTAAATCAGAAACCGAAGAGTGTCAAGAGAAAAACTGTAAAGAAACAGTTGAAACTGTGTGGAAAACGGTCATAGAGTTGTGTTGTTCAGATTCACTAAAGAGATTTTTGTCGAAACGAGGGAGGTTGACTTCTCTTATCATTGACAAAG tttcagGTGTGGCAATAGCTGAATTGGAGTTCTACACACCTAAACATGTAACAAGAGCCGAGAAATCATGGAAAACGATTGCAGACTCGTTCCAGTCCGTGTTAGGATGCAATGTTGAGATCCAAATGAATCTTGTTATCTCTGCGTGTTCACCACCAAAGAGTGCTAAAGCAGTTGCTAGTCTTTTCTTTGGACTTTTCAGCTGTTCTCGTAGAATGCTACACAGGTCTTATCCGACTACTACTAGAACAGACTACGATTACGCAACTAAGGAGCAAGTAGTTACAAATTCTCTTAGAAGTTGCCAGGGAAATCTCTTGAGGGCTCGTAGTGTGCGTTCTTCAGCTAATGCATCGTCTAGAATGAGCAGTGCGAGTGATCAAGGCGATGCAAATTCTGCTCTAGGTGACAAAAT ACCAGAAGATGACGCTGATGTGTTGTGTTGGAGGAGGACTCCCCTAGGGAAG GGTGAGGAAGAGACACAGAACAACAAGAGCTCAAGTCTAATTGGCCGTGTCCTTCCCTGCACTGAATCTGGTTAA
- the LOC103862587 gene encoding MA3 DOMAIN-CONTAINING TRANSLATION REGULATORY FACTOR 3 yields MASNEGFLTDEQREMMKVATENAVNNPPAQKPHSSLLSEHMHKPSATAAGGKAYGGGSNAVKHRRSHAGKSVRAKKDGCGGKGTWGKLIDIDADYHIDRNDPNYDSGEEPFELVGATVSDPLDDYKKAVASIIDEYFSTGDVDVAAADLIELGSSEYHPYFIKRLVSVSMDRHDKEKEMASVLLSSLYTDVINPNHIRDGFVLLLESADDFVVDIPDAVNVLALFLARAVVDDILPPAFLPRASKALPASSKGYQVVQTAEKSYLSAAHHAELVERRWGGMTRTSVEEVKKKIADILKEYMETGDAYEACRCIRELGVSFFHHEVVKRALISGMESDAAEPLVLNLLKEAASENLISSSQMVKGFSRLRERLDDLALDIPSAKTKFDLIVPKAISGGWLDASFSAPSGESGRQEMEDEKLKRFKEEVVTIIHEYFNSDDIPELIRSLEDLGAPEYNPIFLKKLVTLALDRKNREKEMASVLLSSLHIEMFTTEDVADGFVMLLESAEDTALDILDASNELALFLARAVIDDVLAPYSLEEISSRLVPNSSGTETVKMARSLIFARHAGERLLRCWGGGTGWAVEDAKDKILNLLEEYESSGLVSEACKCIHELGMPFFNHEVVKKALVMAMEKKKDKIVVELLQESFGEGLITINQMTKGFTRVKDGLEDLALDIPNAKEKFNEYVEHAKKNGWVSSSFVTSLTEDAKLG; encoded by the exons ATGGCGTCAAATGAAGGGTTTCTAACCGATGAGCAGAGAGAGATGATGAAAGTTGCAACCGAGAATGCAGTGAATAATCCACCCGCGCAAAAGCCTCACTCCTCTTTGCTCTCAGAGCATATGCACAAACCATCTGCTACTGCTGCTGGTGGGAAAGCTTACGGTGGTGGCTCGAATGCTGTGAAACATAGAAGGTCTCACGCCGGCAAGTCTGTCCGTGCAAAGAAAG ATGGGTGTGGTGGGAAAGGAACTTGGGGGAAACTTATTGACATTGATGCAGACTATCATATTGACAGGAACGATCCAAATTATGACAGCGGAGAG GAACCGTTCGAGCTTGTTGGTGCGACTGTTTCAGACCCGTTAGATGATTACAAGAAAGCTGTGGCTTCCATCATCGACGAATACTTCAGCACTGGCGACGTTGACGTGGCAGCAGCTGATCTCATTGAGCTTGGCTCGAGTGAATATCATCCTTACTTCATCAAGCGGCTTGTTTCTGTATCCATGGACCGACATGACAAAGAGAAGGAAATGGCCTCCGTGTTACTCTCCTCACTGTATACTGATGTCATCAACCCGAACCATATAAGAGACGGGTTCGTCCTGCTGCTCGAGTCGGCTGATGACTTTGTGGTTGATATACCTGATGCTGTCAATGTTCTTGCCTTGTTCCTTGCACGTGCTGTTGTTGATGACATTCTCCCTCCAGCCTTTCTCCCTAGAGCAAGCAAGGCGCTTCCGGCATCTTCCAAGGGATACCAGGTTGTTCAAACTGCGGAGAAGAGCTACCTATCAGCTGCACACCACGCCGAGCTAGTTGAGAGAAGATGGGGTGGGATGACGCGAACCTCTGTTGAAGAAGTCAAGAAGAAGATTGCTGACATTCTGAAGGAGTACATGGAGACCGGAGACGCGTACGAGGCGTGTCGCTGCATCAGGGAGCTGGGCGTGTCTTTCTTCCATCACGAGGTTGTGAAGAGGGCTTTGATCTCCGGCATGGAGAGCGACGCAGCGGAGCCGCTTGTGTTGAATCTGCTTAAGGAAGCAGCTTCGGAGAATCTGATAAGCTCTAGTCAAATGGTGAAGGGGTTCTCCAGGTTAAGAGAAAGGCTGGATGATCTCGCTCTTGACATTCCTTCGGCTAAAACCAAGTTTGATTTGATTGTGCCAAAGGCTATCTCTGGCGGCTGGCTTGATGCTTCGTTTAGTGCCCCTTCTGGTGAAAGTGGGCGGCAGGAGATGGAGGATGAGAAACTCAAGCGGTTCAAGGAAGAGGTTGTGACCATCATTCATGAGTACTTCAACTCCGATGACATACCTGAGCTCATACGCAGTCTTGAGGACTTGGGAGCACCAGAGTACAACCCGATCTTTCTCAAGAAGCTGGTGACACTCGCTCTGGACAGGAAGAATCGCGAGAAAGAGATGGCGTCTgttctcctctcttctcttcacatCGAGATGTTCACCACTGAAGACGTTGCAGATGGTTTCGTCATGCTCTTGGAGTCTGCAGAAGATACAGCTCTTGACATCCTGGACGCTTCCAACGAGCTTGCTCTCTTCCTAGCTAGAGCTGTGATCGATGATGTTTTAGCACCGTATAGCCTCGAGGAGATCTCTAGCAGACTAGTACCAAACTCGAGCGGGACTGAAACAGTTAAGATGGCTAGGTCCCTCATCTTTGCACGCCATGCAGGAGAGAGGCTTCTACGTTGCTGGGGAGGTGGAACCGGTTGGGCAGTGGAAGACGCAAAGGACAAGATTTTGAATCTTCTGGAGGAGTATGAAAGCTCAGGGCTGGTGTCAGAAGCTTGCAAATGCATCCATGAGCTAGGCATGCCGTTCTTCAACCACGAGGTGGTGAAGAAGGCGCTGGTCATGgctatggagaagaagaaggacaaGATTGTGGTGGAGCTTCTCCAGGAGAGTTTCGGTGAAGGGCTGATCACCATAAACCAGATGACCAAAGGTTTCACTAGAGTCAAAGACGGGCTTGAAGATCTTGCTTTAGACATCCCAAACGCGAAGGAGAAGTTTAATGAGTATGTGGAGCATGCAAAGAAGAATGGTTGGGTCTCGTCTTCGTTTGTAACTTCTCTTACCGAAGATGCTAAGCTAGGCTAA
- the LOC103862631 gene encoding uncharacterized protein LOC103862631: MLTTTTSQRRKEVSRLINLKMKFVIPKLPFALSLFFSLSLLLVFFFAFPLTSLRRPVSSVAVVDEGIRIRRGYKSYEAYIQHQLNKTQNPKLRKVWTTRDWDRKVRVFSTFFQRLSDVGLLSNGSKALSIGARVGQEVAALRLIGVADSIGLDLVPRPPLVVKGDFHAQPFDAETFDFEFSNVFDHALYPEKFVGEIERTLKPGGVCVIHVSLHGKTDKYSANDLYSVKPLVKLFKRSEVVEVRKIDGFGLDTEVVFRKNKD, translated from the coding sequence ATGCTTACTACTACTACTAGCCAAAGAAGGAAAGAAGTGTCGAGGCTAATAAATCTGAAAATGAAATTTGTAATTCCGAAACTACCCTTcgctctttctctcttcttctcactctctctcctcctcgtcttcttcttcgcctTCCCGTTAACTTCCCTCCGCCGTCCCGTCTCCTCCGTCGCCGTCGTCGACGAAGGGATACGGATCCGTCGTGGATACAAATCCTACGAGGCTTACATCCAGCACCAGCTCAACAAAACTCAGAACCCGAAGCTACGGAAGGTGTGGACGACGCGCGACTGGGACAGGAAGGTGCGCGTGTTCTCCACCTTCTTCCAGCGCCTCAGCGACGTCGGTCTCCTCTCCAACGGATCGAAAGCGCTCTCGATCGGAGCTCGAGTAGGCCAGGAGGTTGCGGCGCTGAGGCTGATCGGAGTGGCGGACTCCATCGGGTTAGATCTGGTGCCGCGTCCGCCTCTGGTGGTGAAAGGTGACTTCCACGCGCAGCCGTTCGACGCGGAGACGTTCGATTTCGAGTTCTCTAACGTGTTTGATCACGCGCTTTACCCGGAGAAGTTCGTTGGGGAGATCGAACGGACGCTGAAGCCTGGAGGTGTTTGCGTGATACACGTGTCGCTTCATGGGAAGACGGATAAGTACTCGGCGAACGATCTGTATAGTGTGAAACCGTTGGTGAAGCTGTTCAAGAGATCGGAGGTGGTGGAGGTGAGGAAGATCGATGGGTTTGGGCTTGACACGGAGGTTGTTTTTAGAAAGAACAAAGAttaa